One Microbacterium trichothecenolyticum DNA window includes the following coding sequences:
- a CDS encoding long-chain-fatty-acid--CoA ligase, with amino-acid sequence MTSFEPPRPWTRSYAPGVPEDLAAQSGSLVDIVDASVHDYPDAPALQFFGRETTYADLSDQIARAAAALASHGVRAGDPVAIVLPNCPQHIVAFYAVLRLGAVVVEHNPLYTPRELRKQFEDHGAKHAIVWSKVVATVQEFPSDLRVNTLVSVDVTEAMPRLTRLALRLPLAKARQSRAALTTKTRDATPWRELLRHGPLPETHPRPATDDLAIIQYTSGTTGAPKGAMLTHANLLANAAQARAWVPQIVRGEGCVVYAVLPMFHAYGLTLCLTFAMSMGARLVLFPKFDPDLVLAVTKKHPATFLPLVPPIADRLLAAAEAKGVSLAGTDVAISGAMALPHELVVPFEKATGGYLVEGYGLSECSPVLMANPVADNRVAGTVGLPLPGTECRVVDPDDPRTDVERGELLVRGPQVFSGYYGKPEKTEEVFVDGWFRTGDIVTIDDDGFVRIVDRIKELIITGGFNVAPTEVENVLRQHPSVADVAVVGLPSEHSGEEVVAAVVPAGGGEVDAEALRAFARGILTPYKVPKRIVVVDDLPRSLIGKVLRRQVRDTLLAR; translated from the coding sequence GTGACGAGTTTCGAGCCGCCGCGCCCCTGGACCCGCAGCTACGCCCCGGGCGTGCCCGAAGACCTCGCTGCGCAGAGCGGTTCACTCGTCGACATCGTCGACGCCTCGGTCCACGACTACCCCGACGCCCCGGCCCTGCAGTTCTTCGGCCGCGAGACGACCTACGCCGACCTGTCCGACCAGATCGCGCGCGCGGCCGCCGCCCTCGCGTCGCACGGCGTGCGCGCCGGAGACCCGGTGGCCATCGTGCTGCCGAACTGTCCTCAGCACATCGTCGCGTTCTACGCCGTGCTGCGTCTGGGAGCCGTCGTCGTCGAGCACAACCCGCTCTACACACCGCGAGAGCTGCGCAAGCAGTTCGAGGACCACGGAGCCAAGCACGCGATCGTGTGGAGCAAGGTCGTCGCCACCGTGCAGGAGTTCCCGTCCGATCTGCGCGTGAACACCCTGGTCTCGGTCGACGTCACCGAGGCGATGCCCCGACTCACGCGGCTCGCGCTGCGCCTCCCCCTCGCCAAGGCACGCCAGTCCCGCGCGGCCCTGACGACGAAGACCCGGGATGCCACACCGTGGCGCGAGCTGCTCCGCCACGGGCCGCTGCCCGAGACGCACCCCCGCCCCGCGACCGATGATCTGGCGATCATCCAGTACACCAGCGGCACGACGGGCGCCCCCAAGGGCGCGATGCTCACGCACGCCAACCTGCTCGCGAACGCCGCGCAGGCCCGTGCCTGGGTTCCGCAGATCGTGCGAGGCGAGGGCTGCGTCGTCTACGCGGTGCTGCCCATGTTCCACGCGTACGGGCTGACCCTGTGCCTGACGTTCGCGATGTCGATGGGGGCGCGCCTCGTGCTGTTCCCCAAGTTCGACCCCGACCTGGTGCTCGCGGTGACGAAGAAGCACCCCGCGACCTTCCTGCCACTGGTTCCGCCGATCGCCGACCGCCTCCTCGCGGCCGCCGAAGCAAAGGGCGTGTCGCTGGCCGGCACCGACGTCGCCATCTCGGGCGCCATGGCGCTCCCCCACGAACTCGTCGTACCGTTCGAGAAGGCGACCGGTGGCTACCTCGTCGAAGGATACGGTCTGAGCGAGTGCTCCCCGGTGCTCATGGCGAACCCCGTCGCCGACAATCGCGTCGCCGGTACGGTGGGGCTTCCGCTCCCCGGTACCGAGTGCCGCGTCGTCGACCCCGACGATCCTCGTACCGACGTGGAACGCGGCGAACTGCTCGTACGCGGCCCGCAGGTGTTCTCGGGCTATTACGGCAAGCCCGAGAAGACCGAGGAGGTCTTCGTCGACGGGTGGTTCCGCACCGGCGACATCGTCACGATCGACGACGACGGCTTCGTCCGCATCGTCGATCGCATCAAGGAACTCATCATCACGGGCGGTTTCAACGTCGCTCCGACCGAGGTCGAGAACGTCTTGCGTCAGCACCCGTCCGTGGCGGACGTCGCGGTGGTGGGCCTGCCCAGCGAGCACTCCGGCGAAGAGGTCGTCGCAGCCGTCGTCCCCGCCGGCGGCGGCGAGGTCGATGCCGAAGCACTCCGGGCGTTCGCGCGCGGCATCCTGACCCCGTACAAGGTGCCCAAGCGCATCGTCGTGGTCGACGATCTGCCGCGCTCTCTCATCGGGAAGGTGCTGCGTCGGCAGGTGCGCGACACGCTGCTCGCCCGGTGA
- the gatC gene encoding Asp-tRNA(Asn)/Glu-tRNA(Gln) amidotransferase subunit GatC produces MSEITPDLVRHLGVLARIQLSDEEIQSLTGQLDAIVDNIAKVSEVATPDVVATSHPIPLENVFRPDVVQPQLTREQVLQNAPDQADGRFRVTAILGEEQ; encoded by the coding sequence GTGTCTGAAATCACTCCCGATCTCGTGCGCCATCTCGGTGTGCTCGCCCGGATCCAGTTGAGCGACGAGGAGATCCAGAGCCTGACCGGTCAGCTGGATGCCATCGTCGACAACATCGCGAAGGTGTCCGAGGTGGCGACGCCCGACGTCGTCGCCACGAGCCACCCGATCCCGCTCGAGAACGTCTTCCGTCCCGATGTCGTGCAGCCGCAGCTCACCCGTGAGCAGGTGCTGCAGAACGCACCCGACCAGGCCGACGGCCGGTTCCGTGTGACCGCGATCCTGGGGGAGGAACAGTGA